A genomic segment from Yimella sp. cx-51 encodes:
- a CDS encoding DUF6328 family protein produces the protein MERHEVSYEQGDEERGESPGERLDRNWNELLQELRVTQTGIQILFAFLLILPFQARFDILEARQLDLYVAIIGLITAATLCIISPVIIHRLLFRRRAKDVLVTSSNWLAVIGLVLFGLALVCAIGLIVDVVAGKTAGFVAAGLCGVVIVALWVVLPAVLIRRSSGEYS, from the coding sequence ATGGAGCGCCACGAGGTCAGTTACGAGCAGGGCGATGAAGAACGCGGCGAGTCGCCCGGTGAACGGCTCGACCGCAACTGGAACGAGCTGCTCCAGGAGCTACGCGTCACCCAGACCGGCATCCAGATCCTCTTCGCGTTCCTGCTGATCCTGCCCTTCCAGGCGCGCTTCGACATCCTCGAAGCCCGACAGCTCGACCTCTACGTTGCGATCATCGGCCTGATCACCGCGGCCACGCTGTGCATCATCAGCCCGGTGATCATCCACCGGCTGTTGTTCCGGCGGCGCGCCAAGGACGTGCTGGTCACCTCGTCCAACTGGCTGGCCGTCATCGGCCTGGTGCTCTTCGGGCTCGCTCTCGTGTGTGCGATCGGACTGATTGTCGATGTCGTGGCCGGCAAGACGGCCGGCTTCGTCGCGGCGGGTCTGTGCGGCGTTGTGATCGTGGCGCTCTGGGTGGTGCTGCCAGCGGTTCTGATCCGCCGAAGCTCCGGCGAATACTCCTGA
- the pnuC gene encoding nicotinamide riboside transporter PnuC, whose translation MYWTEIAGFVTGALCVWLVVRRNIWNFPVGIANNIFFWVLFMQAGLYADAWLQVVYLVLGGLGWYWWLHGGENRSALVVRSTPAWGWAAVLAFVAVATFVVYALLTSHTDSTVPVGDASTTALSLGAQIMLNRKWIGNWLLWIAADVLYIWLYAHKGLYLTSVLYAGFLVMCIIGLVQWRRAAGDANATQPVHNDLVSA comes from the coding sequence ATGTACTGGACTGAGATCGCAGGTTTCGTCACCGGCGCGCTGTGCGTGTGGCTGGTGGTGCGCCGCAACATCTGGAACTTCCCCGTCGGCATCGCCAACAACATCTTCTTCTGGGTGCTGTTCATGCAGGCCGGGCTCTACGCGGACGCCTGGCTCCAGGTGGTCTACCTCGTGCTCGGCGGTCTCGGTTGGTACTGGTGGTTGCACGGGGGTGAGAACCGCAGCGCACTGGTCGTCCGGAGCACTCCCGCGTGGGGGTGGGCGGCCGTGCTCGCCTTCGTCGCCGTGGCTACCTTCGTCGTCTACGCACTGCTGACCAGCCACACAGATTCCACCGTGCCGGTGGGCGACGCCAGCACCACGGCCCTCAGCCTGGGTGCGCAGATCATGTTGAACCGCAAGTGGATCGGCAACTGGCTGCTGTGGATCGCCGCGGACGTCCTCTACATCTGGCTGTACGCGCACAAGGGACTCTACCTGACCTCGGTGCTCTACGCCGGCTTCCTGGTTATGTGCATCATCGGCCTGGTGCAGTGGCGCCGGGCCGCCGGTGACGCCAACGCCACCCAGCCGGTGCACAACGACCTGGTGTCGGCATGA
- a CDS encoding AAA family ATPase, with protein MKRFAHGIVLGKFYPFHAGHQQLVRAASAACERVTVQVLASSVESIPMDVRAAWIRAEHPEVHVVAGMDEVQVDYDSPAVWDAHMQVIESLLDTSVDAVFTSDDYGAELARRLDAQWCQVDPGRVATPVSGTAVRADVPGMWWALPTAVRQWFCRRVVVLGAESTGTTTLATALGDHYRVPVVPEYGRQWTLDRPGGLESPWSTEEFDLIAVEHQRQEVEAIRQSPRPLMISDTDVLATTIWHERYVGTASATVVARAKAWQPDLYVLSGDEIPFVQDGLRDGEHLRHDMQQRFREVVRASGVPWIEVPGSRTQRLADAVAAIDALLARGWHLADPLG; from the coding sequence ATGAAGCGCTTCGCCCACGGGATTGTGCTCGGAAAGTTCTACCCCTTCCACGCCGGACATCAGCAGTTGGTCCGCGCAGCGAGTGCGGCGTGTGAGCGCGTTACGGTGCAGGTGCTTGCGAGTTCGGTGGAGTCGATTCCGATGGACGTGCGCGCCGCATGGATCCGAGCCGAGCATCCCGAGGTGCATGTCGTCGCCGGCATGGACGAGGTGCAGGTCGACTACGACAGCCCCGCGGTGTGGGATGCCCACATGCAGGTGATCGAGAGTCTGCTCGATACATCCGTGGACGCCGTCTTCACCAGTGACGACTACGGCGCCGAACTCGCCAGGCGGCTGGACGCGCAGTGGTGTCAGGTCGATCCGGGCCGGGTGGCGACGCCGGTCTCGGGCACAGCCGTGCGAGCAGACGTCCCGGGCATGTGGTGGGCGCTGCCCACGGCGGTACGGCAATGGTTCTGCCGGCGAGTGGTGGTGCTGGGCGCCGAGTCCACCGGGACGACGACGCTCGCCACCGCGCTCGGCGACCACTACCGGGTTCCGGTCGTGCCGGAGTACGGACGTCAGTGGACGCTCGACCGCCCGGGTGGCCTTGAATCACCCTGGAGCACTGAGGAATTCGACCTCATCGCGGTGGAACATCAGCGGCAGGAGGTCGAGGCGATACGGCAATCACCTCGCCCGTTGATGATCTCCGACACCGACGTGCTGGCGACAACGATCTGGCACGAGCGCTACGTCGGCACCGCGAGCGCGACCGTCGTCGCGCGCGCGAAGGCGTGGCAGCCCGATCTGTACGTGCTGTCCGGCGACGAGATCCCGTTCGTGCAGGACGGGCTTCGCGATGGTGAGCACCTGCGTCATGACATGCAGCAGCGGTTTCGTGAGGTGGTGCGAGCGTCCGGTGTGCCGTGGATCGAGGTGCCTGGTTCGCGGACGCAGCGGTTGGCCGACGCGGTCGCTGCGATCGACGCGCTTCTGGCTCGCGGTTGGCACCTCGCCGACCCGCTGGGCTGA